GGTGTGCGTGGTTTCATCCCTGCTTCATTAATTGAAGACTATTTCGTTGAATCATTTGAAGATTACAAAGGAAAAGTATTAACATTTAAAATCGTAGAATTTGAAAAAGATAAAAATCGCTTAATCCTTTCCCATAAAGCAGTTTTAGAAGATGAAAAAGCTGTAAGTAAACAAAAAACCCTTGAAACTATTCATAGTGGAGAAATATTAACTGGAATTGTTCAGCGAATAGCATCATTCGGTGCTTTTGTAGATATTGGTGGCGTGGATGGTCTTGTTCATATTTCCCAAATATCCCACGATCACTTAGAAAATGTTGGAGATATGCTATCGGAGGGACAAGAAGTAAATGTAAAAGTATTATCTGTAGACAGAGATTCCGAAAGAATTTCTTTATCTATTAAAGATACGTTACCTGGACCTTGGGCAGATATTGAAGATAAAGCGACTAAAGGCGCAATATTGGCAGGAACTATTAGACGTATTGTTTCTTATGGTGCTTTCGTTGAAGTATTTCCAGGAATAGAAGGACTTGTGCATATATCTCAAATTGCGCATAAACATATTTCAACCCCACATGAAGTACTTAAAGAAGGCGAGGAAGTCCAAGTAAAAGTGCTGGATGTAAACAGTGCTGATAAACGTTTATCTTTAAGCATAAAGGATTTAATCGAAAACGAAAATGACTATAATCTAGAAGATTATCAATTGCCGGAAGAGTCTAAAGGCTTCTCCATTAGTGATGTTTTAGGAGACAAGTTAAAAAACTTCACAAATAAAAACTGAATATAATAAAAATACGGGCGATTTGATAAAGTCGCCTGTTTTTGTCATTTTGTTGTATATAATGAACAATTTTCAACGAAAACCAAGCAGTACCAATAGGCTAAGGGTAATTTAAGGAAGGATAGCCCCACTTTTAGCCCCGCTCTCCTCCAAACTAGCTCCAATTAATGCTACAGCTTGAACCTCCAGTTTTTTCAATACGTGCCCGTATGTTTCGTAAATCATCTGCGTTGTATTGCCTAATCGTTCTGCAATTACCTTTACATTCAATCCTCTATTCAAAAGTATTGTTGCGTGTGTGTGACGTAAGCCATGCAAGCACCCGTTAGCATTTATTATTTTTTGAAAGGCATAGTATGCATGATTGTAATTGCTTGGGTTTCCACATTCCTCTCCGATAAAAACAAAACGGCTTTCGTTATACTTAATACCGTAAGCTAACATCGTTCTTTTACACCATGTATGATAAGTCTTTAACTTTTTTACAAGTATGTCATCGATTAAAATTGTTCTATAACTGTTTTTGGGGTTCTTGTACTGTGCCGATCTCTAGTGCGTTCAACAGTTATTGTCTTTTTATTAAAATCAATGTTTTTCCACTGCAAACCGAACGCTTCGCCTCTTCGTAACCCAGTATAGGTAAGTGTTAAAAACAAGTTGGAATTCGTGACATTTTCAAGTCGGTTAGTTGCTTCTAAGAAAGTGACCAGTTGGTTATGAGTGTAATAGTTTATTACTTCTTCTGGCTCTTCTACACCTTTAAGAGGTATCTTGGTGAACCTGTTACGATCAAGTATCTCATCTTCGACTGCGGCATTTATGGCAATTTTTAATATGGTGTGGAATAATAGCACAGAACTTGGTTTAAACTTTTTCTCCAATACGTTTATAAATGATATTCTATACGTAATTTTATCTAGTTTTTGCAATTAATAATGGCCTAACAAAGGTTTTATGTGTAATCTAACTGTTGCTTCTCTGTTACCACGAGTTGGCACCTTCCAGTTGCTCTTATTAGCGTCAAACCAAATATCTATTCATTCCGCCACGGTTATTTGGTCATTTTCAATTAGTTTTATCTGTCCGCTAACTTATGCTGCCTTTATCTCTAAAAGTGCTCTAAGGGCTGTTTTTTCGCTTATAAAGCTACTCTTCTTTTTCTCTCTTCGTTTACCGTTCTTATCAATATATTTGTGACGGTACATCCATAGTTTTTCATTATTTGCTGTTAAATAAGAATAGAGTTCTGGATCCTTGTTTGATTTTTGCAATTTCATCTTTACCATTCCCTTTCAATGCTTGGCGGCGTAATGTACAGGAAAAGATAAGTGAAGATAAATTAAAAAGCAAATCTTTTTGCACCACCTCCTAAGAATGTATGTTCTTTATATTTTAATGAAATTGCTCCTGTTGTTAAAGAAGATTTATTAGCATCTCATGTAGTTATTAGAGAAACAAAAACACTTAAGAGAAAACGAGTAAAATTACCAGGCTATATAAAAAAAGAAATCCTTCCTTATGTTAAGGGTTAAATGATTCTTCGTATGTATTTAAGAGCCGTCAAGGGGATAATAGACCAATAGATAGGTCAACAGCTTATCGTATTCTTCGAGATGCAGCAGAACATGTCAATTTAAGAGAAGTAGGGACACATACATTGCGTAAAACTTTTGGCTACCACTTCTACCAACAAACAAAAGATGTTGCTATTTTACAGGAATTATTTAACCACTCAAGTCCATCAATAACCTTTGAATATATCGGCATACACCAAGAAGCATTAGATAAAGCAATGGACAAATATAGAATTTAATTTTTTTTCTATATCTGCAACATAAATTTATGTATCGTGCAGTCGTTGTAAGAAGTGTATTCAAGCCTTATAAATAAAGGGTTTCGGCAATAAGGCGAGTGCAACAGTCTATATATTGAAGAGTACTAAAGGTAGAAAAAGATGGAGATAATAGAGGCAAAGGATCAAATTAAAAAAATAGAAGAATACATACAGAAGGTCGAGAACTATGTAGCTGATGCATTTGAGAAAAAAGTTTTTAAGCTATATGTACTTCGAGAGAATGTTACAAAAATAACAAAGGAATTAAATGAGGAGGAATACAGGATTGGCAACCGTAAGTTAATCAGTAAGAATATATTAGATTTGATAAGGAGAAAGCCTACTGATGAGATGCACGAAATGGCAAGGAAATTATTTAACCAGAACAAGAAAAGAAGTGCATTGAAGTATTGATAAAATATTTTGGCAGATTCGTGGCAGACTGATGGCAGAGCATTTGGAAATAGATGTGCAATAATATTAGCATGAGGTTAATAGGTTAATAGGTTAATAGGTTAATAGGTTAATAGGTTAGTAGTTTCCTCGTAGAGAGCATTATAACGGGTACTCTTTAAATTTATCAGATTTAAATTAGTGACAATCATTTCCATTCACATTATGATTAGTGTGGAGGAGGTGGAAGTAATGAAATCTCATAAATTTAATGCTGAATCGGTAGCAATATTAAGTGAACTTTATAAAGAATTAAATGAAGCTGATGATATATTAGAAAATTATTCTGAAGAAAAAAATATCGAGAATCTAAATGATGATTTAGATATAACGGATATAATTAAATATATGGAAGAGTTTCTTGCAATTCTAAAAAAATAACTATTACATAAAGGTCACATCTAATCAGGTGTGGCTTTTTATTATATATTTTAATTATAAAATTAATATTAAAAATATTTAAAAAATAAAAAAGGGTTTTAGCAAATAATGCAGAATATAACAGTGTACGACAAAATATCTAATAAAAAGGAGAATGAATTTCATGAAAAAGAAAAAATCAATGTTATCTATTTTAGGTGTTTTATTGCTATCTGTATCGTTTGCTAGCAGTGCAGGCGCTGTCCATGTTGAGGTTGGAGGAGATCCTCCAAAGCCACCAACATCATGTGTCAAAGCACCTTGTCCACTGCCATAAGTAATTAGGAATAAGCATCGAATCTAACACAATCTATGCTTTTTCTTTGTCAAAAAACGAGTAGTGGAAAGTTAAGTCACATTATTATGATGTTGCTTTTTATTATATATTGCTATTATAAAATTAATATTAAAAATATTTAAAAAATAAAAAGATATTTAGCGAATAATGCAAAATATAACAGTGTACGACAAAATATATAATAAAAAGGAGATTGGTATTTATGAAAATGAAAAAATCAATGTTATCTATTTTAGGTGTTTTATTACTAAGTTTATCATTTGTTAGTAGTGCAGGTGCAGTTGATCCAAACCCTGTATTAAAGGGTGACGGTGGCGGTTCGAGCAAAACACCACCAACAAAATGCGGCGCGATAACACCTTGCCCATTGCCATAATTAAGACTAAACATCAATTCTATATAATTATAGAATTGATGTTTTTCTATTTCAAAAAAGGAATAGCATAAAGTTAAGGCGCTCACATTGTGGGTGCTTTTTATTGTGTGCCAGACATGGCAATTATCTAGGTGGTGAAAGTCCACTGGGGGTACACATCGACCAACCACTAAGGAAGCGTAAGGTACTTATCGTGAGGTAAGGGCTGAGGGAAGCGTGGAATAAAATCTTGGCTCGACGAACAGAAATCTGATACTAAGGCTCTTCAAATGGATAAGGCTCCAAAACAAGTCAAAGTCCAAAAGATGTCCGTAACTTTGTAGGGTATATCAGGCGAGTAAAAGAGGAAAGATGGCTGTCTTACCCTGGGAGGTATTGCGGATGTGCATAGGTGCAGTCGAAAAAGGTTAGTAACAAGAAGTCAGCAGAAGCCATAGTAATGAAGTAATTCATGAAGGGGTGAACAATTTATAGTGTTTCAACGCCACGAATGCGTAAGTGACGAACTCCGAATGTATTAATGGTAAAAGTATGAGCGTAACTCAGAGGATAACCAAAATGGAGATATCATTTACTACGTGAGAGGAAAGGAGAAACGAGTGTGAAACTTTTAGAAAAGATTCTTAGTAATCAAAACATGAATGATGCCTACTTGCGGGTCTATAGAAATAAGGGGGCAAGTGATGTCGATGGAATAACGGTCGATGAACTGAAAGAATATCTGAAAGAGAACAAGGATGAGCTACGTCAGCACATCAGAACAAGAAAATACCAACCACAAACTGCCTTACGAGTGGAAATCCCAAAAGAAAATGGCAAGATGCGCAAATTGGGAATACCAACAGTAGTGGATAGGGTCATTCAACAAGCTATTCATCAAGTACTCAGTCCGATATCTGAAAAGCAGTTCAGTGAATTCAGTTACGGTTTTAGACCGAAAAGAAGTTGTAAGGTGGCAATAATAAAAAGCTTGGAATTTCTGAATGATGGACACGATTGGGTTGTAGATATCGACCTTGAAAGGTTTTTCG
The nucleotide sequence above comes from Psychrobacillus glaciei. Encoded proteins:
- the rpsA gene encoding 30S ribosomal protein S1; translation: MSEEMNLVDTHEFKEGDLVKATVAQVDEKSAFVTIEGAPFDGIVPISELSSLHIEKASDAVSIGDELELMITKKEEANFVLSKRKVDAEKAWDHLEKQFQSGEIIETEVKEVVKGGLVVDLGVRGFIPASLIEDYFVESFEDYKGKVLTFKIVEFEKDKNRLILSHKAVLEDEKAVSKQKTLETIHSGEILTGIVQRIASFGAFVDIGGVDGLVHISQISHDHLENVGDMLSEGQEVNVKVLSVDRDSERISLSIKDTLPGPWADIEDKATKGAILAGTIRRIVSYGAFVEVFPGIEGLVHISQIAHKHISTPHEVLKEGEEVQVKVLDVNSADKRLSLSIKDLIENENDYNLEDYQLPEESKGFSISDVLGDKLKNFTNKN
- a CDS encoding tyrosine-type recombinase/integrase — protein: MDRSTAYRILRDAAEHVNLREVGTHTLRKTFGYHFYQQTKDVAILQELFNHSSPSITFEYIGIHQEALDKAMDKYRI
- a CDS encoding reverse transcriptase domain-containing protein; this encodes MKLLEKILSNQNMNDAYLRVYRNKGASDVDGITVDELKEYLKENKDELRQHIRTRKYQPQTALRVEIPKENGKMRKLGIPTVVDRVIQQAIHQVLSPISEKQFSEFSYGFRPKRSCKVAIIKSLEFLNDGHDWVVDIDLERFFDTVHHDKLMRIISNTIDDGDVISLMRKYLISGVMINGNYEETPIGTPQGGNLSPLLSNIMLNELDKELESRGLQFVRYEATEKVQFSLK